A portion of the Bacillus thuringiensis genome contains these proteins:
- the prpE gene encoding bis(5'-nucleosyl)-tetraphosphatase PrpE produces MKYDIIGDIHGCFQEFQNLTEKLGYNWSSGLPIHPEQRKLAFVGDITDRGPHSLRMIEIVWELVIHKKEAYYAPGNHCNKLYRFFLGRNVTIAHGLETTVAEYEALPSHKQNIIKEKFITLYEQSPLYHILDKKRVIVCHAGIQQDYIGRRDKKVQTFVLYGDITGEKHADGSPVRRDWAQEYKGQAWIVYGHTPVKEPRFVNQTVNIDTGAVFGGKLTGLRYPEMETISVPSSLPFVAEKFRPIS; encoded by the coding sequence ATGAAATATGACATTATAGGAGATATTCATGGATGCTTCCAAGAGTTTCAAAATTTAACAGAGAAACTAGGATATAACTGGAGTAGCGGTCTACCGATTCACCCTGAACAACGTAAACTTGCATTCGTTGGTGATATTACAGACCGTGGTCCTCATTCATTACGTATGATTGAAATTGTATGGGAACTTGTCATACATAAAAAAGAAGCTTATTACGCTCCTGGAAATCACTGTAATAAACTATATCGATTTTTCCTTGGGCGTAATGTAACAATCGCTCACGGACTTGAAACAACTGTTGCTGAATATGAGGCACTTCCTTCTCATAAGCAAAACATTATAAAAGAAAAGTTTATCACTCTTTATGAGCAATCACCGCTCTACCACATACTAGATAAAAAAAGAGTAATCGTATGTCACGCTGGGATTCAGCAAGATTACATAGGAAGACGAGATAAAAAAGTACAAACCTTTGTATTATATGGCGATATTACAGGAGAAAAGCATGCCGATGGCTCACCTGTCCGTCGCGATTGGGCGCAAGAATACAAGGGACAAGCTTGGATTGTATATGGACATACACCAGTAAAAGAACCTCGATTCGTCAATCAGACAGTCAATATTGATACTGGTGCTGTATTTGGAGGCAAATTAACCGGATTACGTTATCCTGAAATGGAGACTATCTCTGTCCCTTCTTCGTTACCTTTTGTCGCTGAGAAATTCCGTCCAATTTCATAA
- a CDS encoding class I SAM-dependent methyltransferase, with protein MSELDKEITLLPPPELVQYVGGDFKKVGKEFLKHFIQIGALKSNEKVLDVGCGVGRMAVPLMNYLTADGAYYGFDLFKDGITWCQNNISTMRNNFHFEHVDIYNQFYNPEGKEDASQYRFPYEDGTFDFIFLTSVFTHLLPKELEHYVSEIVRVLKKDGRCFITFFLINPESSYYLNAGQSTLGFYDRIENCYVVNKDIPNFAVAYPETDIYNLLNKYGLEVINKPHYGLWCGRHEYTSYQDIVLTKKSF; from the coding sequence ATGAGCGAACTTGACAAAGAAATAACTTTACTCCCCCCTCCTGAACTCGTCCAATATGTAGGTGGCGACTTCAAAAAGGTTGGAAAAGAGTTCCTAAAGCATTTTATTCAAATTGGCGCTTTAAAATCAAACGAAAAAGTATTAGATGTAGGCTGCGGCGTCGGCCGAATGGCTGTACCATTAATGAATTACTTAACTGCTGATGGAGCGTATTATGGATTTGATTTGTTTAAAGATGGGATTACTTGGTGTCAAAATAACATTTCAACTATGCGTAATAATTTTCATTTTGAACATGTTGACATATACAATCAATTCTATAATCCAGAGGGTAAAGAAGATGCCTCTCAATATCGTTTCCCCTATGAGGACGGGACATTCGATTTTATCTTTTTAACTTCTGTATTTACGCATCTTCTCCCAAAAGAATTAGAACATTACGTATCTGAAATTGTACGTGTATTAAAAAAAGATGGGAGATGTTTCATTACATTCTTTCTAATAAATCCTGAATCATCCTATTATTTAAATGCAGGACAAAGTACATTAGGTTTTTATGATCGAATTGAAAATTGCTATGTTGTAAATAAAGATATTCCCAACTTCGCAGTTGCTTATCCTGAGACAGATATTTACAATCTATTGAATAAGTACGGCCTAGAAGTAATCAATAAGCCGCATTATGGTTTATGGTGCGGCAGACATGAATATACAAGTTACCAAGACATTGTTCTTACAAAAAAAAGCTTCTGA
- a CDS encoding TylF/MycF family methyltransferase yields the protein MESKSAVQLYLELLKKTILFEIWLEYEAYLPASLHISKELEFEPVTVPLPLFIKQYAENHNLKIVKPNVSKSERHDGMDWPRAAHSMIGRERMNQLQEAMETVVRENIEGDFIETGVWRGGSCIFMNGFLQANNITNRNVWVADSFEGLPAPNLEQYPKDYGDYLHTFDYLRVSLEQVQENFKKYDLLNNQVKFLKGWFKDTLPTAPIEKIAIARLDGDMYESTMDGLVNLYDKVSKGGYIIIDDYGLPPCAEAVTDFRNQRNLKAPITKIDVFGVYWRKE from the coding sequence ATGGAAAGTAAATCTGCTGTTCAGCTTTATCTCGAATTGCTAAAGAAAACAATTTTATTTGAAATATGGTTAGAATATGAGGCATACTTACCCGCATCTCTACATATTTCGAAAGAACTAGAATTCGAACCAGTTACAGTCCCCCTCCCTTTATTCATTAAACAATATGCCGAAAACCATAACTTAAAAATTGTAAAACCAAATGTTTCAAAAAGTGAACGTCATGATGGAATGGATTGGCCAAGAGCAGCACATAGCATGATCGGTCGAGAACGTATGAACCAATTACAAGAGGCAATGGAAACCGTTGTTCGTGAAAATATAGAAGGAGATTTTATTGAAACAGGTGTATGGCGCGGAGGATCATGCATTTTTATGAATGGTTTTTTACAAGCAAACAACATTACGAATCGTAATGTTTGGGTCGCAGATTCATTTGAAGGTTTGCCAGCACCGAATCTAGAACAATATCCAAAAGATTACGGTGATTATTTACACACATTTGATTACTTGCGCGTCTCTTTAGAACAAGTACAAGAGAATTTTAAAAAATATGATTTACTAAATAATCAAGTAAAATTTTTAAAAGGTTGGTTTAAAGATACTTTACCAACAGCACCAATTGAAAAAATAGCAATTGCACGGCTTGATGGTGATATGTACGAATCCACCATGGATGGTCTCGTGAATTTATATGATAAAGTTTCTAAAGGTGGCTATATAATTATCGATGACTACGGGCTACCGCCATGCGCTGAAGCTGTGACAGACTTTAGAAATCAACGAAATTTAAAAGCCCCTATTACTAAAATTGATGTATTTGGCGTTTATTGGAGAAAAGAATAA
- a CDS encoding sugar phosphate nucleotidyltransferase, producing MKGIILAGGTGSRLYPITKVTNKHLLPVGRYPMIYHAVYKLKQCDITDIMIITGKEHMGDVVSFLGSGHEFGVSFTYRVQDKAGGIAQALGLCEDFVGNDRMVVILGDNIFSDDILPYVEEFANQKEGAKVLLQSVEDPERFGVAHIQNRKIVEIEEKPKEPKSSYAVTGIYLYDSKVFSYIKELKPSARGELEITDINNWYLKRGVLTYNEMSGWWTDAGTHASLQKANTLARDINFGKQFNGE from the coding sequence GTGAAAGGAATTATTTTAGCAGGTGGAACTGGATCGAGATTATATCCAATAACGAAAGTAACGAATAAACATTTACTTCCTGTTGGTCGGTATCCGATGATTTATCATGCGGTATATAAGCTAAAACAATGCGATATTACAGATATTATGATTATTACAGGTAAAGAGCATATGGGGGATGTTGTTAGCTTTTTAGGGAGTGGTCATGAATTTGGCGTGTCCTTTACGTATCGTGTGCAAGATAAAGCGGGCGGAATCGCACAGGCGTTAGGACTTTGTGAAGATTTCGTCGGGAATGATCGTATGGTAGTTATATTAGGGGATAATATTTTTTCAGATGATATTCTTCCGTATGTTGAAGAGTTTGCAAATCAAAAAGAAGGTGCGAAAGTGCTATTGCAATCTGTAGAAGATCCCGAAAGATTTGGCGTAGCACATATTCAAAACCGAAAAATAGTTGAAATTGAAGAAAAGCCGAAAGAGCCGAAAAGTTCTTATGCGGTTACGGGAATTTATTTGTATGATTCAAAAGTCTTTTCTTATATTAAAGAATTAAAACCTTCTGCACGGGGAGAACTTGAAATTACAGATATAAATAATTGGTATTTAAAACGAGGGGTACTTACTTATAATGAAATGAGCGGCTGGTGGACTGATGCGGGAACTCATGCTTCTCTTCAAAAGGCAAATACGTTAGCACGGGATATTAATTTTGGGAAACAGTTTAACGGAGAATAG
- a CDS encoding FtsW/RodA/SpoVE family cell cycle protein — translation MKDPNSQYQIDYVLLFILFAIGIVSCCAIASAQASLPPFLQNVNFVLKQIQWYFIGFIAIGVIMIIDFDRYQKIAWYLYSFAMVLLIGLELQVPGAVTIKGATAWYRLPGIGNFQPSEIMKLFLIIVIGRIIANHNEKYFSRTMRDDFLLLGKIFATSLPPLLLIAKEPDLGNTMVISAMLAAMILVSGIRWRFIFGLVSGTFVAGSTLIYIFFTHTDFFKAHILKEYQLNRFYGWLAPYKYDAQGYQLRQAFLATGSGEMQGKGWENGQVYFPEPHTDFIFTNVAEQFGFLGASVIISLFFLLIFRMIHIALESNDPFGSYICAGTIGMFTFQVFQNIGMTIGLLPITGITLPLMSYGGSSLLTYMIAIGFILNVRSRTKIFMFK, via the coding sequence TTGAAAGATCCAAATTCTCAATATCAAATAGACTACGTATTACTATTTATTTTATTTGCCATTGGGATTGTTAGTTGTTGTGCTATTGCAAGTGCGCAAGCCTCTTTACCGCCATTTTTACAAAACGTCAATTTTGTACTAAAGCAAATCCAATGGTACTTCATTGGATTTATAGCCATTGGTGTTATTATGATTATTGATTTCGATCGTTATCAAAAAATTGCTTGGTATTTGTATAGCTTTGCAATGGTACTACTTATTGGACTAGAACTTCAAGTACCAGGTGCCGTTACAATTAAAGGCGCTACCGCTTGGTACAGGCTCCCAGGCATCGGAAATTTTCAGCCTTCTGAAATTATGAAATTGTTTTTAATTATCGTCATTGGACGAATTATAGCAAATCATAATGAGAAATATTTTTCCCGAACAATGCGTGACGATTTTTTATTACTTGGAAAAATATTTGCGACAAGCTTGCCACCACTACTACTTATTGCAAAAGAACCAGATTTAGGAAACACAATGGTCATTTCAGCGATGCTTGCAGCAATGATACTAGTTTCTGGCATACGATGGCGTTTTATTTTCGGATTAGTTTCAGGTACTTTCGTGGCTGGATCTACATTAATATATATTTTTTTTACTCACACAGATTTCTTTAAAGCACACATTTTAAAAGAATATCAATTAAATCGCTTCTACGGATGGTTAGCACCTTACAAATATGATGCGCAAGGCTATCAATTAAGACAAGCATTCTTAGCGACTGGATCCGGAGAAATGCAAGGAAAAGGGTGGGAAAATGGACAAGTATATTTTCCGGAACCACATACAGATTTTATTTTCACTAATGTCGCTGAACAATTTGGATTTCTAGGCGCAAGTGTCATTATTTCACTTTTTTTCTTACTCATTTTTCGAATGATTCATATCGCTTTAGAAAGTAATGACCCTTTCGGTAGTTACATTTGCGCTGGTACAATCGGAATGTTTACTTTCCAAGTATTTCAAAATATCGGGATGACAATCGGATTACTTCCCATTACAGGGATAACATTACCTCTTATGAGCTACGGAGGAAGTTCACTGCTTACATACATGATTGCGATTGGATTCATTTTAAATGTTCGCTCAAGAACGAAAATCTTTATGTTTAAATGA
- a CDS encoding BclA C-terminal domain-containing protein has protein sequence MSNNNYSDGLNPDESLSASAFDPNLVGPTLPPIPPFTLPTGPTGPTGPTGPTGPTGPTGPTGPTGPTGPTGPTGPTGPTGPTGPTGPTGPTGPTGDTGTTGPTGPTGDTGATGPTGPTGDTGATGPTGPTGDTGATGPTGPTGDTGATGPTGPTGPTGPTGPTGPSGLGLPAGLYAFNSGGISLDFGINDPVPFNTVGSQFGTAISQLDPDTFVISETGFYKITVIVYTAAISLLGGLTIQVNGVSVPGTGATLISVGAPIVVQAITQITTTPSLVEVIVTGLGLSLALGTNASIIIEKVA, from the coding sequence ATGTCAAATAATAATTATTCAGATGGATTAAATCCCGATGAATCTTTATCAGCTAGTGCATTTGACCCTAATCTTGTAGGACCAACATTACCACCGATACCGCCGTTTACCCTTCCGACTGGACCTACCGGGCCTACTGGGCCTACCGGGCCTACTGGACCTACTGGACCTACCGGACCTACCGGACCTACTGGACCTACCGGGCCTACTGGACCTACTGGACCTACCGGGCCTACTGGACCTACTGGACCTACCGGGCCTACTGGACCTACCGGGCCTACTGGTGACACTGGTACTACTGGACCTACCGGGCCTACTGGTGATACTGGGGCTACTGGACCTACCGGGCCTACTGGTGACACTGGGGCTACTGGACCTACCGGGCCTACTGGTGATACTGGGGCTACTGGACCTACCGGGCCTACTGGTGACACTGGGGCTACTGGACCTACCGGACCTACTGGACCTACTGGACCTACCGGGCCTACTGGACCATCCGGACTAGGGCTTCCAGCAGGATTGTATGCATTTAACTCCGGTGGGATTTCATTAGATTTTGGAATTAATGATCCAGTACCATTTAATACTGTTGGATCTCAGTTTGGCACAGCAATTTCTCAATTAGATCCTGATACTTTCGTAATTAGTGAAACTGGATTCTATAAAATCACTGTTATCGTATATACTGCGGCAATAAGTCTATTAGGAGGACTTACAATCCAAGTAAATGGGGTATCTGTTCCAGGTACTGGGGCCACTTTAATCTCAGTTGGAGCACCTATCGTTGTTCAAGCAATTACGCAAATTACGACAACTCCATCATTAGTTGAAGTAATTGTTACAGGGCTTGGGCTATCATTAGCTCTTGGTACGAACGCATCCATTATTATTGAAAAAGTTGCTTAA
- a CDS encoding glycosyltransferase family 2 protein — MTSEKDLPLVSILIPTYNRPHYFKIALESALAQTYSNIEIIIGDDSTNDETETLIHEQYLPNYKNITYIRNLPTLGQFHNDLMLIEKSNGEYINFLMDDDVFYKHKIQKMMAYFEQDFNKNLALVTSYRVRIDDCGNLIGDAHPTQRLYSEDTPLNGIFLGNWMLKGGHNIIGEPTTTLFRKKFLTEPFGTLKERQYSCSVDMASWISLLSKGNAIYISEPLSQFRYHAGQQIHNKLLQGCEDFTHLVITAKEYGFLQNTTDYRAALLSAYQWCKSSLKYYLHQIDIFPDAHVRLSHCLDIIIKELNN, encoded by the coding sequence ATGACGAGTGAAAAGGATCTACCTCTCGTTTCCATCCTTATTCCCACTTATAATCGACCCCATTATTTCAAAATCGCTCTAGAAAGTGCATTGGCACAAACTTATTCAAATATTGAAATCATCATCGGTGATGATAGTACAAATGATGAAACAGAAACTTTAATACACGAACAATACTTACCAAATTATAAAAATATAACATACATTCGAAATCTACCTACTCTAGGACAATTTCACAATGACCTTATGCTCATAGAAAAATCAAATGGTGAGTATATAAATTTTTTAATGGACGATGACGTGTTTTATAAGCATAAAATACAAAAAATGATGGCCTATTTTGAGCAAGATTTCAATAAAAATCTTGCTCTTGTTACTTCTTATCGAGTACGTATTGATGATTGTGGAAATCTAATCGGTGATGCCCATCCAACACAAAGGTTATATAGTGAAGACACCCCCTTAAACGGGATATTTTTAGGTAATTGGATGTTAAAGGGCGGGCACAACATTATCGGTGAGCCTACAACTACTTTGTTCCGAAAAAAATTTCTCACTGAGCCTTTTGGCACCCTTAAAGAGCGACAATATTCTTGTAGTGTTGATATGGCCTCATGGATTTCTTTACTTTCTAAAGGAAATGCAATATACATTTCTGAGCCTTTAAGTCAATTTCGCTACCATGCTGGACAACAAATACACAATAAGCTCCTTCAAGGTTGTGAAGATTTCACACACCTCGTTATAACAGCAAAAGAATATGGCTTTTTACAAAATACTACGGACTATAGAGCAGCTCTACTTAGTGCTTACCAATGGTGTAAAAGTTCCTTAAAATACTATCTTCATCAAATAGATATTTTTCCTGACGCACATGTACGTCTTTCACATTGTTTGGATATAATTATTAAAGAGTTAAACAATTAA
- a CDS encoding class I SAM-dependent methyltransferase, translating to MNRENSSLYEEKSEHYYNAANPNLLKHIKKEWKEVLDIGCSSGALGAAIKENGTRVSGVEAFPEAAEKAREKLDHVILGDIETMDLPYEEGQFDCVIFGDVLEHLFNPWAVIEKVKPYIKQNGVILASIPNVAHISVLAPLLAGNWTYTEYGLLDKTHIRFFTFNEMLRMFLKAGYVISKVDRVYVDHKMYEPLIEELYGICKKYRLGSGFMAETVVFQYIIEAEKSQL from the coding sequence ATGAATCGGGAGAACAGCTCTTTATATGAAGAAAAATCCGAACATTATTATAATGCAGCGAATCCAAATTTATTAAAACATATAAAAAAGGAATGGAAAGAAGTTCTTGATATTGGTTGCTCGAGTGGTGCATTGGGAGCAGCTATTAAAGAAAATGGTACACGTGTATCAGGAGTGGAGGCCTTTCCGGAGGCGGCAGAAAAGGCAAGAGAGAAACTGGATCACGTGATTTTAGGTGATATAGAAACGATGGATCTTCCTTATGAGGAGGGGCAATTTGATTGCGTCATATTTGGAGATGTATTAGAGCATTTATTTAATCCATGGGCTGTGATTGAAAAGGTTAAGCCATATATAAAGCAAAATGGTGTGATTTTAGCTAGTATACCGAATGTTGCTCATATTTCAGTATTAGCGCCTTTACTTGCTGGAAATTGGACGTATACAGAATATGGTTTATTAGATAAAACGCATATTCGTTTTTTTACATTTAATGAAATGCTAAGAATGTTTTTAAAAGCAGGATATGTTATTAGTAAAGTAGATCGTGTATATGTTGATCATAAAATGTATGAGCCGCTTATTGAGGAGTTATATGGAATTTGTAAAAAATATCGTCTTGGAAGTGGCTTCATGGCTGAGACAGTTGTATTTCAGTATATTATTGAAGCTGAAAAATCACAATTATGA
- a CDS encoding glycosyltransferase family protein produces MSGADKTILFVTCINDRKLYANCVRHILQLLVPPGYIVQFMPIRNAKSMTSGYNQAISHPAKYKVYLHQDVFIINRAFLYGLLQLFEEHEHLGMIGMVGAQYVPPTGVWNEGRGIVGKVIGYMNDLFYMASLEQPYHESKTFIPVECIDGLLMATQYDVPWREDLFDGFDFYDVSQSFEFKKAGYTVGVPVQRDAWCIHYHFDVNMTNYEKHRKIFVEHYMSDVNKEE; encoded by the coding sequence ATGAGTGGTGCAGACAAAACCATATTATTTGTTACATGTATAAATGATCGGAAATTGTATGCAAACTGCGTGCGACATATATTGCAATTGTTAGTACCTCCAGGGTATATTGTTCAATTTATGCCGATTCGAAATGCGAAAAGTATGACGAGTGGGTACAATCAAGCCATTTCGCATCCAGCGAAGTATAAAGTGTATTTACATCAAGATGTTTTTATTATAAATAGAGCCTTTTTATACGGATTACTTCAATTATTTGAGGAACATGAACACCTTGGTATGATTGGGATGGTCGGAGCGCAATATGTGCCTCCAACTGGTGTATGGAACGAAGGGCGTGGAATTGTAGGAAAAGTCATCGGCTATATGAATGATTTGTTTTATATGGCAAGTTTAGAACAACCGTATCACGAATCAAAAACATTTATTCCTGTAGAATGTATTGACGGTTTATTAATGGCGACACAATATGATGTTCCGTGGCGAGAAGACTTATTTGACGGATTTGACTTTTATGATGTATCTCAATCATTTGAATTTAAAAAAGCAGGATATACAGTCGGTGTACCTGTACAGCGCGATGCTTGGTGTATCCATTATCATTTTGATGTGAATATGACCAACTATGAAAAGCATCGAAAAATATTTGTGGAACACTATATGTCAGATGTAAATAAGGAAGAATAA
- the rfbC gene encoding dTDP-4-dehydrorhamnose 3,5-epimerase, with the protein MKVVETNFTDAKLLEPRLFGDERGFFSESYNKQVLETLGITYSFVQDNVSYSAKAGTIRGLHFQKKPKAQTKLIQVMHGAIYDVIVDLRKESPTFKQWKGYILSADNHRQLLVPKGFAHGFCTLVPHTIVMYKVDEYYSAEHDSGLLWEDKDLAIPWPVTDPILSGKDQILPLLEEYEDSF; encoded by the coding sequence ATGAAAGTTGTAGAAACAAATTTTACCGATGCAAAATTGTTAGAACCGAGGTTGTTTGGAGACGAGCGTGGCTTTTTTTCAGAGAGCTATAATAAGCAGGTGCTAGAAACATTAGGGATTACGTATTCATTTGTACAGGATAACGTATCTTATTCGGCTAAGGCAGGAACGATTCGGGGACTACACTTTCAAAAAAAACCGAAGGCACAAACGAAACTCATTCAAGTTATGCACGGGGCAATTTATGATGTTATCGTTGATTTGCGAAAAGAATCACCAACATTTAAACAATGGAAAGGGTATATTTTAAGTGCAGATAACCATCGACAATTGCTAGTGCCAAAAGGGTTTGCGCATGGATTTTGCACGCTTGTCCCGCATACTATCGTTATGTATAAAGTAGATGAATATTATAGCGCAGAGCATGACTCAGGATTACTTTGGGAAGATAAAGATTTAGCAATTCCTTGGCCAGTAACAGATCCTATATTGTCTGGTAAGGATCAGATATTACCATTACTAGAGGAATATGAAGATAGTTTTTAA
- a CDS encoding glycosyltransferase, which produces MLNKQGITISLCMIVRDEEETIARCLDTVEKIVDEIIVVDTGSVDRTKEIVEKYTSNIYDFQWIDDFAAARNFSFSKATQEYILWLDADDVLLEDAQEALKLLKRELDPKFDAVSMPYHLTMDSNGKPLYCTKRNRLVKREKQFQWFGKVHEYLAIAGETFSSKVAITHKKEKKVTNRNLKIFQNTVAAGEELSSRDLFYYANESTDNQKYDDAILLYETFLNQDEGWYEEKIYACGKLGDCYAKLGMWEKAIESCVKSFRYDVPRGENCTRIGYIYMEQEKYNEAIFWFKLATEVPMATESPFHSPASYTWLPYLQMCICYSRLGEQDKAYYYNELAASYVPNNAAIEYNRKYFRGVFDKPYKV; this is translated from the coding sequence ATGTTGAACAAGCAAGGGATTACAATTAGTTTATGTATGATTGTTCGGGATGAGGAGGAGACAATAGCTCGTTGTTTAGATACAGTTGAGAAAATTGTGGATGAAATTATAGTAGTTGATACAGGTTCCGTCGATCGAACGAAAGAAATCGTAGAGAAATACACTTCTAACATATATGATTTCCAGTGGATTGATGATTTTGCGGCAGCAAGAAATTTTTCTTTTTCAAAAGCGACGCAAGAGTATATATTGTGGCTAGATGCAGATGACGTATTATTAGAAGATGCTCAAGAAGCATTGAAACTCTTAAAAAGAGAATTAGATCCTAAATTTGATGCTGTTTCGATGCCTTATCATCTTACGATGGATTCTAACGGGAAACCTTTATATTGTACAAAAAGAAATCGTCTTGTAAAGCGTGAAAAACAATTTCAATGGTTTGGAAAGGTTCACGAGTATTTAGCTATTGCTGGTGAGACTTTTAGTAGTAAAGTTGCTATTACACATAAAAAAGAAAAAAAAGTCACAAACCGTAATTTGAAAATTTTTCAAAACACTGTAGCTGCAGGAGAAGAGTTGAGTTCGAGGGATTTATTTTATTACGCAAATGAATCTACAGATAATCAAAAATATGATGATGCAATTCTTCTTTATGAAACATTTCTTAATCAAGACGAAGGATGGTATGAAGAAAAAATTTATGCATGTGGTAAGTTAGGAGATTGCTATGCGAAACTCGGAATGTGGGAGAAGGCAATCGAATCTTGTGTGAAGTCGTTTCGGTATGACGTCCCTAGAGGAGAGAATTGTACAAGAATAGGATATATATATATGGAACAAGAAAAATATAATGAAGCGATATTTTGGTTTAAACTTGCAACGGAAGTACCAATGGCAACTGAAAGTCCTTTCCATAGTCCAGCTAGCTACACATGGCTACCCTATTTACAAATGTGTATTTGTTATAGCAGGTTAGGGGAGCAGGATAAAGCGTATTATTACAATGAATTAGCAGCTTCTTATGTTCCGAATAATGCTGCAATTGAATATAACCGTAAATATTTTCGTGGAGTTTTTGATAAACCATATAAAGTGTAA
- a CDS encoding glycosyltransferase family protein, which translates to MKDHTILVVVCVNNEELFKQCESQIRNIFVPPGYVVQIFPIRDAQSMASAYNRALSYPAKYKVYIHQDTYLINRDMFSTLISLFKENEKLGLIGVAGAQFLPNNGIWWEGKNLVGKVIEYRKQNYQLLNLDQVFYDNQPFLSVQAIDGLFMATQYDIPWREDLFQGFHFYDVSHSLEFQRAGYLIGIPNQANLWCIHYNGDEFDADTYEKYRKVFVEHYKDILSPS; encoded by the coding sequence ATGAAAGATCATACAATATTAGTCGTTGTTTGTGTAAATAATGAAGAGCTTTTCAAACAATGTGAGAGCCAAATAAGAAACATTTTTGTTCCCCCTGGTTATGTCGTGCAAATTTTTCCGATACGAGATGCGCAAAGTATGGCAAGTGCATACAACCGAGCCCTTTCATATCCAGCGAAATACAAAGTGTATATACATCAAGATACATATCTTATTAATCGAGACATGTTTTCTACACTTATATCTCTTTTTAAAGAAAATGAAAAGCTTGGTTTAATAGGAGTCGCTGGGGCTCAGTTTTTACCGAATAACGGGATATGGTGGGAAGGAAAAAATTTAGTAGGGAAAGTGATTGAGTATAGAAAACAGAATTATCAATTATTAAATTTAGATCAGGTTTTTTATGATAATCAACCATTTTTGTCAGTTCAGGCAATTGATGGTTTATTCATGGCAACGCAGTATGATATTCCGTGGCGAGAAGATTTGTTTCAAGGGTTTCACTTTTATGATGTGTCACATTCTTTAGAGTTTCAAAGGGCTGGTTATTTAATCGGTATCCCAAATCAAGCAAATTTATGGTGTATTCATTACAACGGGGATGAGTTTGATGCGGATACATATGAGAAGTACCGGAAAGTGTTTGTAGAACATTACAAAGATATATTATCTCCATCATAA